A stretch of Mya arenaria isolate MELC-2E11 chromosome 14, ASM2691426v1 DNA encodes these proteins:
- the LOC128216128 gene encoding galactose-specific lectin nattectin-like, which produces MYEGKMGIDTAKKWHPGVVFEHCPNGSVRHDDSCYMFSHELANWAEAMVYCTAYGGQLAFIQSPEEQVFIQNEMKLFLGSQTDSAHYYWLGGTDAVSEGEWYWANIVEKIMYTNWKQGEPNDNHAHTNHHQDCLAIYSETGLWDDGWCETQHNFICEIQLDVETSQIIGK; this is translated from the exons ATGTACGAGGGCAAAATGGGCATTGACACTGCGAAGAAAT GGCATCCCGGTGTCGTTTTTGAACACTGTCCCAATGGATCTGTCAGGCACGATGACTCGTGCTACATGTTTTCACACGAGCTAGCGAACTGGGCTGAGGCCATG GTGTACTGCACTGCTTACGGAGGCCAGCTAGCTTTTATTCAGTCTCCAGAGGAACAAGTGTTCATccagaatgaaatgaaactaTTCCTTG GTTCACAGACGGACTCAGCCCATTACTATTGGCTAGGTGGGACGGATGCCGTCTCTGAGGGGGAATGGTATTGGGCCAACATTGTCGAGAAAATAATG TACACAAATTGGAAACAAGGTGAGCCAAATGACAACCACGCCCACACAAATCATCACCAGGATTGCCTGGCTATCTACAGTGAGACCGGACTCTGGGATGATGGGTGGTGCGAAACCCAGCACAATTTCATTTGTGAAATACA GTTGGATGTGGAAACCTCTCAGATAATTGGAAAATAA
- the LOC128216754 gene encoding uncharacterized protein LOC128216754 — protein MKSIVILSFLACVLVSTFTSVYGDTKNCFCRVVSKGNGFKEIKYLGSVDAHHHWLRVGCGQLDNCYKHCDAAVATWACSSECTSTAGTQRFIPYYEASNCGGKGHLPNNVRTCGSGCVKVYPKPPPSSSGLSGLTFSEEPAV, from the exons ATGAAATCCATAGTCATCCTTTCATTTTTGGCTTGTGTTTTGGTATCAACATTTACTTCAGTCTACGGAGACACGAAAAA TTGTTTCTGCCGAGTGGTTTCTAAAGGCAATGgcttcaaagaaataaaatacctCGGTTCCGTTGACGCCCATCACCACTGGTTGCGGGTCGGGTGTGGACAGCTTGACAACTGTTACAAGCATTGTGACGCAGCCGTTGCCACGTGGGCATGTAGCAGCGAATGCACGAGTACTGCGGGTACACAGAGATTTATACCATATTACGAAGCGAGCAACTGCGGCGGTAAAGGTCACTTGCCAAACAATGTTCGCACGTGTGGTAGCGGATGCGTGAAGGTTTATCCGAAACCTCCTCCCAGCAGTTCTGGCTTGTCTGGCTTAACATTCAGCGAGGAGCCTGCGGTTTAA
- the LOC128217993 gene encoding aminoacylase-1-like, translated as MPTKGQRKHAKVEDKAVTLFREYLRIKTVHPEPDYDGAIAFLEKMAKDIGLPSKVVEVHEGRKILIMTLVGKEPGLPTILLNSHTDVVPVYPKEWKVEPFSADKMPNGDIYARGTQDMKCVGIQYLEAIRKLKAKGLSFKRTIHLTFVPDEEIGGILGMKLFIKHEEFKKLNIGFALDEGLANPTDAFTVFYGERSPWWVMVRCRGNPGHGSRFIENTAAEKLRKVINSFLDYRGMEEKKLKSTGCLTLGDVTTVNLTLLEGGVQFNVVPNELSVGFDIRITPTQNLKEFEKKIKTWCKEAGTDVTYTFAQKNMDQTLTSTEDSDQWWKAFHKACSDMGMKLEKEIFPAATDSRFLREAGYPAIGFSPMNNTPILLHDHNEFLNEDVFMKGIDIYCGIIPAMANA; from the exons ATGCCAACAAAAGGACAAAGAAAACATGCGAAAGTGGAGGATAAAGCTGTCACTCTCTTTAGAGAATATTTGAGGATCAAAACTGTCCACCCTGAGCCTGATTATG ATGGAGCGATTGCATTTCTTGAAAAGATGGCGAAAGACATTGGGCTACCAAGTAAAGTAGTAGAG GTCCATGAAGGAAGAAAGATTCTGATAATGACATTGGTGGGAAAGGAGCCTGGATTGCCAACCATCTTATTGAACTCTCACACAGACGTGGTGCCAGTCTACCCA AAAGAGTGGAAGGTTGAGCCCTTTAGTGCAGATAAGATGCCAAATGGTGACATCTATGCAAGGGGGACACAG GACATGAAATGTGTAGGCATTCa GTATTTGGAAGCAATCCGGAAACTTAAAGCTAAGGGATTGTCTTTCAAAAGGACCATACATCTCACGTTTGTCCCAG aTGAGGAGATTGGTGGAATACTCGGAATGAAGTTGTTTATCAAGCATGAAGAGTTCAAGAAACTCAATATTGGCTTCGCCCTCGATGAAG GACTTGCAAACCCAACTGATGCGTTTACTGTCTTCTATGGCGAGAGATCTCCTTGGT GGGTTATGGTTCGCTGTCGTGGCAACCCTGGCCATGGGTCAAGATTCATTGAAAATACAGCTGCTGAGAAACTG AGAAAGGTCATAAACAGCTTCCTAGATTATCGAGGAATGGAAGAGAAAAA ACTGAAGAGTACTGGGTGCCTTACACTCGGTGATGTTACTACAGTCAACCTTACCCTGTTGGAG GGTGGAGTGCAGTTCAATGTTGTGCCTAATGAACTTTCTGTTG GGTTCGACATAAGAATCACGCCGACACAAAATCTGAAAGAGTTTGAAAAGAAGATTAAGACATGGTGTAAGGAGGCAGGAACTGACGTCACGTACACTTTCGCACAG AAAAACATGGATCAGACGTTAACGAGCACTGAAGACTCGGACCAGTGGTGGAAGGCCTTCCATAAAGCTTGTTCAGATAT GGGAATGAAGTTGGAAAAGGAGATCTTTCCAGCGGCTACAGACAGTCGCTTTCTTCGGGAG GCTGGCTATCCCGCAATCGGATTTTCGCCGATGAATAACACACCGATTCTCTTGCACGACCACAACGAGTTTTTGAACGAGGATGTGTTCATGAAAGGCATCGATATTTACTGCGGGATCATTCCTGCTATGGCAAATGCTTAG